From a region of the Panicum virgatum strain AP13 chromosome 2K, P.virgatum_v5, whole genome shotgun sequence genome:
- the LOC120687102 gene encoding dihydroneopterin aldolase 2-like isoform X1 — translation MSYAVSAPALWARQTAHLPKCANSGVACAPSLPSHSHLPNLVWFTGRPSAPKSQHSRLTRGAAGPLMAERELIGKDKLVLRDLQFHGFHGVKQEEKTLGQKFAVDADAWMDLSIAGETDSIYDTVSYTDIYRIVKDVVEGPSQNLLESVAHRIASATLLKFSQISAVRVEVKKPHVAVQGIVDYLGVEIVRYRKDMAGISP, via the exons ATGTCTTATGCTGTGTCGGCCCCTGCCTTGTGGGCGCGTCAGACTGCACATCTGCCCAAGTGCGCAAATTCAGGGGTAGCCTGTGCCCCTTCCTTGCCGTCACACAGCCACCTCCCCAATTTAGTTTGGTTCACAGGGCGTCCTTcagctcccaagtcccaacaCAGCCGATTGACAAGAGGCGCTGCAG GTCCTCTTATGGCTGAAAGGGAGTTGATTGGCAAGGATAAGCTTGTGCTTAGAGATTTGCAGTTTCACGGATTCCATGGAGTGAAACAAGAAGAAAAGACACTGGGCCAAAAGTTCGCTGTAGACGCCGATGCTTGGATGGATCTGAGCATTGCTGGTGAAACTGACAGCATATATGATACAGTTAGTTACACAGATATTTACAG AATTGTCAAGGATGTGGTTGAAGGACCATCTCAGAATCTTTTGGAGTCAGTGGCTCACAGGATTGCAAGTGCCACATTGCTCAAGTTCTCTCAAATATCTGCTGTACGGGTTGAAGTTAAGAAACCTCATGTTGCTGTACAAGGAATTGTCGACTATTTAGGTGTTGAGATAGTTAGGTATAGAAAGGACATGGCAGGAATTTCACCATGA
- the LOC120687102 gene encoding dihydroneopterin aldolase 1-like isoform X2, with amino-acid sequence MAERELIGKDKLVLRDLQFHGFHGVKQEEKTLGQKFAVDADAWMDLSIAGETDSIYDTVSYTDIYRIVKDVVEGPSQNLLESVAHRIASATLLKFSQISAVRVEVKKPHVAVQGIVDYLGVEIVRYRKDMAGISP; translated from the exons ATGGCTGAAAGGGAGTTGATTGGCAAGGATAAGCTTGTGCTTAGAGATTTGCAGTTTCACGGATTCCATGGAGTGAAACAAGAAGAAAAGACACTGGGCCAAAAGTTCGCTGTAGACGCCGATGCTTGGATGGATCTGAGCATTGCTGGTGAAACTGACAGCATATATGATACAGTTAGTTACACAGATATTTACAG AATTGTCAAGGATGTGGTTGAAGGACCATCTCAGAATCTTTTGGAGTCAGTGGCTCACAGGATTGCAAGTGCCACATTGCTCAAGTTCTCTCAAATATCTGCTGTACGGGTTGAAGTTAAGAAACCTCATGTTGCTGTACAAGGAATTGTCGACTATTTAGGTGTTGAGATAGTTAGGTATAGAAAGGACATGGCAGGAATTTCACCATGA
- the LOC120687043 gene encoding RCC1 domain-containing protein RUG3, mitochondrial-like, with the protein MFRRFLPHRRLFSTSSASNATPTLYSNGTTPFSLLSWGRGASGQLGGGKEERRLYPSPVAHLLLPDSDPRLAPTPGRLPSEGETSGLEVGISCGLFHSALLVEGGAWVWGKGDGGRLGLGDESSAFVPRHNPNLRDLRLLALGGIHSAALTTAGDVFTWGYGGFGALGHYVYHRELLPRQVKGPWEGKIRHIATSGAHTAAITDSGELYTWGRDEGDGRLGLGSGGGPGEAGSLSVPSKVNSLPVPVAAVACGGFFTMALTSDGQLWSWGANSNFELGRGSNFSDWRPQLVPSLKNIHVIQVACGGYHSLALTDEGEVLSWGHGGHGQLGHPTLQNHRVPLAIKALSEERIVYIACGGSTSAAISEKGDLYMWGNARDCQLGVPGLPEVQPLPVKVNFLRDGDEDLGPPHVISVAIGASHAMCLVSTQQIEK; encoded by the exons atgttCCGCCGCTTCCTCCCACACCGCCGCCTCTTCTCCACCTCGTCAGCCTCGAATGCCACTCCGACCCTCTACTCTAACGGAACCACCCCATTCTCTCTCCTCTCGTGGGGCCGTGGCGCGTCCGgccagctcggcggcggcaaggaggaGCGCCGCCTCTACCCGTCGCCCGTCGCCCACCTCCTTCTCCCCGATTCAGACCCGCGACTCGCGCCCACCCCCGGACGCCTCCCTTCCGAGGGGGAGACGTCTGGCTTGGAGGTGGGGATCTCCTGCGGGCTCTTCCACTCCGCGCTCCTCGTGGAAGGAGGCGCCTGGGTGTGGggcaagggcgacggcggccgcctcGGCCTCGGTGACGAGTCGTCCGCTTTCGTTCCCCGACACAACCCCAATCTCCGGGacctccgcctcctcgcgcTAGGCGGCATCCATTCCGCGGCGCTGACCACCGCCGGTGACGTCTTCACCTG GGGTTATGGTGGATTTGGAGCTCTGGGGCACTATGTATACCATAGAGAGCTTTTGCCAAGGCAAGTGAAAGGCCCTTGGGAAGGGAAGATAAGGCACATTGCTACAAGTGGTGCGCATACTGCAGCAATTACTGACTCAG GTGAACTTTACACCTGGGGTCGTGATGAAGGTGATGGAAGGCTGGGGCTTGGGAGTGGAGGTGGTCCAGGTGAAGCTGGCTCCCTCAGTGTTCCTTCCAAGGTGAATTCATTGCCTGTTCCAGTTGCTGCTGTAGCTTGTGGTGGTTTCTTCACAATGGCGCTGACTTCAGACGGGCAACTATGGAGTTGGGGAG CAAATTCAAACTTCGAACTGGGTAGAGGAAGCAATTTCAGTGATTGGAGACCACAGCTTGTCCCTAGTCTGAAAAATATCCATGTAATCCAAGTAGCATGTGGTGGATATCATTCTCTAGCTTTGACTG ATGAAGGTGAAGTTCTATCTTGGGGGCATGGTGGGCATGGACAACTTGGACATCCAACCCTTCAAAACCATAGAGTCCCACTTGCCATCAAAGCTTTATCTGAGGAGCGAATTGTCTATATAGCCTGTGGAGGATCGACCTCTGCTGCTATATCAG AGAAAGGTGACTTGTACATGTGGGGAAATGCAAGAGACTGCCAGTTAGGCGTCCCTGGTCTACCAGAAGTTCAGCCACTCCCTGTCAAGGTCAATTTCCTCAGAGACGGTGATGAAGATTTGGGACCTCCTCATGTCATCTCTGTTGCAATTGGAGCCTCTCATGCCATGTGCTTGGTCTCCACGCAACAAATCGAGAAATAA